A genomic region of Catalinimonas niigatensis contains the following coding sequences:
- a CDS encoding carbonic anhydrase: MKSAGNCQNPFATIVGCADSRVPNKNIFDQGVGDLFITLTAGQIITEASYGTIEYSTEVLNTKLIVVLGHES; this comes from the coding sequence TTGAAATCTGCCGGAAACTGTCAGAATCCTTTTGCCACCATCGTTGGCTGTGCGGATAGCCGGGTGCCCAATAAGAACATTTTTGACCAGGGAGTGGGTGATTTATTTATTACCCTAACAGCCGGCCAGATCATCACGGAAGCATCTTATGGAACCATTGAATATTCTACCGAAGTACTGAACACCAAGCTCATTGTGGTATTGGGTCATGAATCCTAA
- a CDS encoding SPFH domain-containing protein, translating to MKRNVGKLNFNTVEPDPVVFNPFTTRVIKLPVRTVNVEITSQLPSKEGLNVASVISILYRVMPEKAPEVIANIGAEYEEAVIISVFRSASADVCSQFFAKDRHSSQRTHIEQAIASRMESLFKP from the coding sequence GTGAAAAGAAATGTTGGCAAGCTCAACTTTAATACAGTTGAACCTGATCCAGTAGTATTCAATCCATTCACCACGCGGGTGATCAAACTTCCGGTTCGTACGGTCAATGTTGAGATTACCTCACAGCTACCTTCCAAAGAAGGGCTTAATGTGGCTTCGGTGATTTCTATCCTTTATCGGGTGATGCCCGAGAAAGCTCCTGAAGTGATTGCCAATATTGGCGCTGAATATGAAGAAGCAGTCATCATCAGCGTATTCCGTTCTGCTTCCGCTGATGTATGTTCTCAATTCTTTGCCAAAGATAGACATTCATCACAGCGTACGCATATTGAGCAGGCAATTGCCAGTCGCATGGAGTCTCTCTTTAAACCCTGA
- a CDS encoding RES family NAD+ phosphorylase, protein MPFAYRITKSKYARDLSGTGAYLNGGRWNHPGTYILYTASSVALATLETLAHIRKDISPKGFVLVTLYLPDVFTKEIGDADVFKNHLFISVPSAVTL, encoded by the coding sequence ATGCCTTTTGCTTATCGCATCACCAAAAGTAAATACGCCAGAGACTTATCCGGTACTGGAGCCTACCTAAATGGCGGCAGATGGAACCATCCTGGCACGTATATACTCTACACAGCCAGTAGTGTGGCTTTGGCTACTCTGGAAACACTGGCTCATATCAGGAAAGACATTTCTCCTAAAGGTTTTGTACTGGTAACGCTTTACCTGCCTGATGTATTTACTAAAGAAATAGGTGATGCTGATGTATTTAAGAACCATCTCTTCATCAGTGTTCCTTCAGCTGTAACGCTTTAA